One window of Plasmodium berghei ANKA genome assembly, chromosome: 5 genomic DNA carries:
- a CDS encoding fam-a protein, translated as MSKGYIKIIFSLLISSVYMSNKTFAAEANSDIEALRKFARPPNIRSIFPNDYSEGAIEEQSFNSCVYPQEIEIAEKVMNEAERLLQYHAESTDDYKLYHKFSKDSIAYYKKHGNTLIFKFNHKIKYPDKYNYIISILWNSNAKYVGGQIVKEKVARAYSPNLMMIQQRYKNDAISFHGYYYALAKKVQVSDDTTIIVYASSDVNDYNSVNKKKYTNTILESANSFKPKIYSEKDIRNGELTRMFVNLSGFIIQKKGIALILPISTLLILIPLFLKIY; from the exons ATGAGTAAaggatatattaaaatcattttttctcttttaatttcatcCGTATATATGAGCAATAAAACTTTTGCAGCTGAGGCTAATTCAGATATTGAAGCTTTACGAAAATTTGCTCGACCACCTAACAT AAGATCGATTTTTCCCAATGATTATTCAGAAGGAGCGATTGAAGAACAATCCTTTAACTCATGTGTATACCCTCAAGAAATTGAAATAGCAGAAAAGGTTATGAATGAAGCTGAACGGTTATTACAATACCATGCTGAAAGTACGGATGATTACAAATTATATCATAAATTCAGTAAGGATTCAATTGCATATTATAAGAAACATGGAAatacattaatttttaaatttaatcaTAAAATCAAATACCCAGACAAG tataattatataataagcATTTTATGGAATTCAAATGCCAAATATGTTGGTGGTCAAATTGTTAAAG aaaaagtTGCACGTGCATACTCTCCAAATTTAATGATGATCCAACAGCGTTACAAAAATGATGCTATATCGTTCCATGGATATTACTATGCTTTAGCAAAAAAAGTTCAA GTATCAGACGACACAACTATAATTGTCTATGCATCATCTGATGTAAATGACTATAACAGTgtcaataaaaaaaaatatacaaacaCTATTTTAGAAAGTGCAAACTCATTCAAACCAAAAATTTATTCAGAAAAGGATATTAGAAATGGAGAATTGACAAGAATGTTTGTTAACTTATCTGGATttataattcaaaaaaaaggaattgCGTTGATATTACCTATCTCAACTCT attaatattaataccCCTATTTTTGAagatttattaa
- a CDS encoding BIR protein has protein sequence MDDDICSNFVVLRNYLLDNLGEAPKFFNDFNNANKYCPNKYCNTDLDKITAGFLWLFEQYFTKYPNNDNNVNVIKPFFLYIISWLSYKLNQKSEYNFTTINDFYTKHVNDNQKYTSLITNDNTCTKLKEIIDKRKDFLEINIEDMAKFYDAFKFLCSMYDNVERNEYDKIVDNAIHFVNKYTDINDYYNVEGTTHSQILFTLLTDYNNFKAQHSSKINNSKELPNLPTGRATKSFLRNSSIKISLIPMTFIFFALLVYLGIVYKRLSFDFRKMLQKLNLRIKKIKRKINH, from the exons ATGGATGATGATATA TGTTCAAATTTTGTTGTTTTGAGGAATTATTTACTTGATAATTTGGGAGAAGCaccaaaattttttaatgattttAATAATGCCAATAAGTACTGCCCTAATAAATACTGCAATACCGATCTTGATAAAATTACGGCTGGATTTTTATGGTTGTTTGAACAATATTTTACTAAATACCCAAATAATGACAATAATGTAAATGTTATTAAAccattttttctatatattatttcatgGTTAAGTTACAaattaaatcaaaaatCAGAGTACAATTTCACCACAATAAACGATTTTTATACTAAACATGTAAATGATAATCAAAAGTATACTAGTCTTATAACAAATGACAATACTTGTACAAAACTTAAGGAAATCATAGATAAAAGAAAGGATTTTTTGGAAATTAATATTGAAGATATGGctaaattttatgatgcattcaaatttttatgtagTATGTATGATAATGTTGAAAGAAATGAATATGACAAAATTGTAGATAATGCTATTCATTTTGTTAACAAGTATACAGATATCAACGATTATTATAATGTTGAAGGTACCACACATAGTCAAATATTGTTTACTTTATTAACTGAttacaataattttaaagCTCAACATTCTAgcaaaattaataattctaaAGAATTACCAAATCTTCCAACAGGAAGAGCAACAAAATCATTTTTACGAAATTCatcaataaaaatttcATTAATCCCAAtgacatttattttttttgcattacTTGTATATTTAGGAATTGTGTATAAG cGTTTATCATTTGACTTTCGGAAAATGCTTCAAAAACTCAATCTAagaatcaaaaaaataaagaggaaaataaatcattaa
- a CDS encoding fam-b protein produces the protein MRVSILKYVLFSIVICSFEYGKNELYFVNDRGICLERNVINFRNNRILAYADNEFDLYDFYQSTLNLANQVNDCNGDDEEIVQLRNLIDSHIKKHKENNTLLDFKNVDNKTKKIINEFRKELEEVKKEFDNKRNDELAIQSIENKKITKKDENNSVSEHENFRQLENCEHVLGTENNKIDLSSNNELENHRRADKAAKKILKRGLLLIGISMMGILSGTLSIPFLVIVTLISADIATKLKKIIKFKFK, from the exons ATGAGAGTCagtattttaaaatatgttctTTTTTCAATTGTTATTTGTTCTTTTGAATATGGCAAAAAT gaACTATACTTTGTAAACGATAGAGGGATATGCCTTGAAAGGAATGTAATAAACTTTAGAAATAATAGGATATTAGCATATGCAGATAACGAATTTGATTTGTATGATTTTTATCAATCAACTTTGAATCTTGCAAATCAAGTTAATGACTGCAATGGCGATGACGAAGAAATAGTACAACTTCGAAATCTTATAGATTCACATATAAAGAAgcataaagaaaataacaCATTACTTGATTTCAAAAATGTAGATAAtaagacaaaaaaaataattaatgaGTTTCGAAAAGAATTAGAAGAAGTAAAAAAAGAGtttgataataaaagaaatgatGAATTAGCAATACAATCAATagagaataaaaaaataacaaaaaaagatgaaaataattctgTATCAGAGCATGAAAATTTTAGACAATTGGAAAATTGTGAACATGTCTTGGGGacagaaaataataagatCGATTTAAGTAGTAATAATGAATTAGAAAATCATCGAAGGGCAGATAAAGCGgccaaaaaaatattgaagaGAGGACTGTTGTTGATTGGAATTTCTATGATGGGAATATTGTCAGGGACGTTATCAATACCATTTTTGGTTATAGTTACACTAATTTCAGCTGACATAGCTACTAAACTGAAGAAAatcattaaatttaaatttaaataa
- a CDS encoding fam-b protein: MRVSILKYVLFSIVICSFEYSKNELYFVNDRGIWLERNVINFRNNRILSYADNEFDLNGFYQSTLNLANQLGDCVEGKKEIEHLRNIIDSHIKEHKGSNTSLDLKNVDSKTKKIINELRKKLEELKKQISDKTNGELAIQPIDDKIIIKKDENSSVSEHEDFKQLEKNENNKIVSSNCYMKSKLNKTIKKVATKFILSALAFLAVVSSIPLILFACLIIIPILPGFFICYFLWRLIKYSIKLRKI; this comes from the exons ATGAGAGTCagtattttaaaatatgttctTTTTTCAATTGTTATTTGTTCTTTTGAATATTCCAAAAAT GAATTATACTTTGTAAACGATAGAGGGATATGGCTTGAAAGGAATGTAATAAACTTTAGAAATAATAGGATATTATCATATGCAGATAACGAATTTGATTTAAATGGATTTTATCAATCAACTTTGAATCTTGCAAATCAACTTGGTGATTGTGTTGAAggtaaaaaagaaatagaaCACCTTCGAAATATTATAGATTCACATATAAAGGAGCATAAAGGAAGTAACACATCActtgatttaaaaaatgtagatagtaagacaaaaaaaataattaatgaacttcgaaaaaaattagaagaattaaaaaaacagatTTCTGATAAAACGAATGGTGAATTAGCAATACAACCGAtagatgataaaataataataaaaaaagatgaaaatagtTCTGTATCAGAACATGAAGACTTTAAAcaattggaaaaaaatgaaaataataaaattgtatcAAGTAATTGTTATATGAAATCAAAATTgaataaaacaattaaaaaagtagCAACAAAATTCATCCTGTCGGCGTTGGCATTTTTAGCAGTTGTTTCTTCGATACCACTAATATTGTTTGCGTGCTTAATTATAATACCCATATTGCCTGGATTTTTCATATGCTATTTCCTTTGGAGACTTATTAAATATTCCATtaaattaagaaaaatataa
- a CDS encoding BIR protein has translation MTLNVCKAFKEIDDYWDNNFSLEGIDITNEIHTIYCPINNETGKRECKTVSQRVNAGNVLLFNNLFSGDDNIESDNKNNEYITYIMLWLSNKMKLITDGTYGSVSDFYITFIKNGDVDADVDDDNYYEYLDKIAEKKEIMEIKIEEMYELYELLKDLCNVITNCSEDSSECSYFTKFAIKWNNLYNKFDDKTTKYIEDKYYCDVLLTLKKAYEKFKNGNKNKDNLQEINDEINYCAQSCKKATTSWRIIDVSSQNLPNEIDRKFSEIVKTHSSKNKKKYQILKKFVKIIKKMAMKKRGIVKKKKIKKVIVKAPKNKKQSNNHQRSIQGGKQPVTEEPSQISEDEADSEDEADSEDEADSEDEADLEGEEEDSEQTEPKNNDQNNEQQNTMDQASNQCDNPSDSEGASSPSGNELEKSEIPKEDSEEQKNTNLPTEPNNQTVVQEQSVTDSKPQPESQPQPQPQPQPQPRQEQQKIESQAESHPELQSEPQPEPTTSPTPPSPEAQDEKHETQPASTQEKSSTNHETIKKITEKGFLHDFYKLYLSSFYKNLTDYGHRLYESVSTSLTKGYSAFNNFANDIITQPNKANDNLSSADNKIQPKDSGSNLPPSDSSSEIPSPSPTQSSDKKAEDGSPKKESEGKSQENAKDGGGSEDTISEPEVGNQENKTEGKDQISETGSKDEVPIPTPAPEEPSKDSINKIHDQGIKQLPPEIKVEKGIFEIGFPGDVFKGYKLFVYLVIIIGIPIILALMYKYFSFGWRKELKKKKNMKKVINMFGANEKTKRVINPTDRKKQVQIIINLSKKKQDKKLTNPSTQKKQDEKVTSSSTQKKQTKQFINSIYWGKYPLLNMYKLMETDPVPFIILYLVFIFYVYRRK, from the exons ATGACTCTCAATGTG TGTAAAGCATTTAAAGAAATTGATGATTACTGggataataatttttctctTGAGGGCATTGATATCACTAATGAAATACACACTATTTATTGTCCTATTAACAATGAAACGGGGAAAAGAGAATGTAAAACTGTCAGTCAAAGAGTTAATGCTGgtaatgtattattatttaataatttattcagcggagatgataatatagaatctgataataaaaataacgaaTATATCACGTATATTATGCTATGGTTaagtaataaaatgaaactAATTACAGATGGAACTTACGGAAGCGTGTCagatttttatattacgtttataaaaaatggtgATGTTGATGCTGATGTTGATGATGACaattattatgaatatcTTGATAAAATCgctgaaaaaaaagaaataatggAAATTAAAATTGAAGAAATGTATGAACTTTATGAGTTACTTAAAGATCTTTGTAATGTAATTACTAATTGTTCCGAAGATTCTTCAGAATGCTCctattttacaaaatttgCTATTAAATGGAATAATCTATACAATAAATTTGATGATAAAACAACTAAGTATATTGAAGATAAGTATTATTGTGACGTGTTGTTGACTTTAAAAAAAGCTTATGagaaatttaaaaatggtaataaaaacaaagaTAATCTTCAAGAAATtaatgatgaaataaattattgtgCTCAATCATGTAAAAAAGCAACTACCTCGTGGAGAATTATAGATGTGAGTTCCCAAAATTTACCGAATGAAATAGATCGAAAATTTAGTGAAATTGTAAAAACACATTCctctaaaaataaaaagaaatatcaGATACTGAAGAAATTtgtgaaaattataaaaaaaatggcgATGAAGAAGAGAGGaatagtgaaaaaaaagaaaataaaaaaagtaattgTCAAAGCGCCgaagaataaaaaacagAGTAACAACCATCAAAGATCAATCCAAGGAGGAAAACAACCAGTTACAGAAGAACCATCACAAATTTCAGAAGATGAAGCAGATTCAGAAGATGAAGCAGATTCAGAAGATGAAGCAGATTCAGAAGATGAAGCAGATTTAGAAGGTGAAGAAGAAGATAGTGAACAAACCGAACCGAAGAATAATGATCAAAACAACGAACAACAAAATACAATGGATCAAGCATCAAACCAATGTGATAACCCATCAGATTCAGAAGGTGCATCATCACCTTCAGGAAATGAACTAGAAAAAAGTGAAATCCCAAAAGAAGACTCTgaagaacaaaaaaataccaATTTACCAACGGAACCGAACAATCAAACAGTAGTTCAAGAACAATCTGTTACAGATTCAAAACCACAACCAGAATCACAACCACAGCCGCAACCACAACCACAACCGCAACCACGACAAGAACAACAAAAGATAGAATCACAGGCAGAATCACATCCAGAATTACAGTCAGAACCACAGCCAGAACCAACAACATCACCAACACCACCATCGCCAGAAGCACAAGATGAAAAACATGAGACACAACCTGCATCTACACAAGAAAAATCATCAACGAACCATgaaactataaaaaaaatcacaGAAAAGGGATTTTTACACGATTTCTATAAACTGTATCTTTCatctttttataaaaaccTTACAGATTATGGGCATCGTTTATATGAAAGTGTATCAACTAGCTTAACAAAAGGTTATTCtgcatttaataattttgctAATGATATAATTACTCAACCAAATAAAGcaaatgataatttatCGTCAgctgataataaaattcaaCCAAAAGATTCAGGAAGTAATTTACCTCCATCTGATAGTTCATCAGAAATACCCTCGCCTTCACCGACACAATCTAGTGACAAAAAAGCTGAAGATGGGAGTCCAAAAAAAGAATCTGAAGGTAAAAGCCAAGAAAATGCTAAAGATGGAGGTGGAAGTGAAGATACAATAAGTGAACCTGAAGTTGGAAACcaagaaaataaaactgAAGGTAAAGACCAAATAAGTGAAACTGGAAGTAAAGATGAAGTACCAATACCAACACCAGCTCCTGAAGAGCCATCAAAGGATTCTATCAATAAAATACATGATCAAGGAATTAAACAACTTCCTCCTGAAATCAAGGTAGAAAAAGGAATATTTGAAATAGGATTTCCAGGAGATGTATTTAAAGGatacaaattatttgtatatttagTTATAATTATTGGCATACCCATTATTTTAGCACTTATGTATAAG tatttttcatttggATGGAGAAAGGaattgaagaaaaaaaaaaacatgaaaaaggttataaatatgtttggTGCAAATGAAAAGACAAAAAGAGTTATAAACCCAACTGATCGAAAAAAACAAgtacaaataattataaatttatctaaaaaaaaacaggaTAAAAAGCTTACAAATCCATCTACTCAAAAAAAGCAGGATGAAAAGGTTACAAGTTCATCtactcaaaaaaaacaaactaAACAGTTTATAAATTCCATTTACTGGGGAAAATATccattattaaatatgtataaactTATGGAGACCGATCCTGTaccatttattattttgtatttggtgtttattttttatgtttatagaagaaaatga